A stretch of the Myxosarcina sp. GI1 genome encodes the following:
- the galE gene encoding UDP-glucose 4-epimerase GalE encodes MSTEQPTILVTGGAGYIGSHASLALKKAGYRVIVLDNLSYGHRELIEQVVEVDLVIGDTSDRALLDKLFTTHNIAAVMHFAAYIAVGESVKEPGKYYRNNVSSTLTLLEAMLAHGIDKFVFSSTCAVYGMPQEIPMTEAHPHSPLSPYAASKDMVERILSDFDIARGLKSVAFRYFNASGADPSGTLGEDHAPETHLIPLALLTALGKRKTLYIFGTDYDTPDGTAVRDYIHVSDLADAHVLGLEYLLSGGESQVFNLGNGNGFSVKAVIETARQVTGKDIPAEITDRRSGDAPILVGSSDKVRRILGWNPQYADLNKIIGDAWRWHQQRHG; translated from the coding sequence GTGTCAACAGAACAACCCACTATTTTAGTTACTGGAGGAGCGGGCTATATTGGTTCTCATGCCTCACTCGCACTCAAAAAAGCAGGTTATCGAGTTATCGTCCTCGACAATTTATCTTACGGGCATCGAGAATTAATCGAACAGGTAGTAGAAGTAGATTTAGTAATTGGAGATACTAGCGATCGCGCCTTATTAGACAAACTTTTTACTACTCATAATATTGCAGCAGTAATGCACTTTGCTGCCTATATTGCCGTCGGCGAATCGGTTAAAGAACCAGGTAAATACTATCGTAATAATGTTTCTAGTACCCTGACTTTGCTAGAAGCAATGCTAGCACATGGGATCGATAAATTTGTATTTTCTTCTACCTGTGCCGTTTATGGTATGCCGCAAGAAATTCCCATGACCGAAGCTCATCCTCATAGCCCACTCAGCCCCTATGCAGCGAGTAAAGATATGGTAGAGCGAATTTTAAGCGATTTCGATATTGCTAGAGGTTTAAAATCGGTTGCTTTTCGTTATTTTAATGCTTCGGGGGCAGACCCTAGCGGCACTTTAGGAGAAGACCACGCACCAGAAACCCATCTCATACCCTTAGCTTTATTAACGGCTTTGGGTAAGAGAAAAACGCTTTACATTTTTGGTACGGATTACGATACCCCAGACGGTACGGCAGTACGAGACTACATTCACGTTAGCGATTTAGCCGACGCTCATGTTTTGGGTTTGGAGTATTTATTGTCTGGTGGTGAATCACAAGTATTTAATTTGGGTAACGGCAATGGTTTTTCGGTAAAAGCAGTAATTGAAACCGCCAGACAAGTCACGGGTAAAGATATTCCTGCCGAAATAACCGACCGCCGTTCTGGAGATGCTCCTATTTTGGTTGGCAGTAGCGATAAAGTTCGTCGAATATTAGGTTGGAATCCTCAATACGCCGATCTAAATAAAATTATTGGCGATGCTTGGCGATGGCATCAGCAACGGCATGGCTAA
- the sds gene encoding solanesyl diphosphate synthase → MTFSTSSLLAPVERDLQILTDNLKQLIGARHPILGAAAEHLFSAGGKRIRPAIVFLVSRSTMSNGGLTHRHRRLAEITEMIHTASLVHDDVVDEADLRRNVATVHSLFNNRIAVLAGDFLFAQSSWYLANLDNLQVVKLLSEVIKDFAEGEILQDLNRFDVNLSIDRYLEKSYYKAASLIANSAKAAAILSEVEPEICDRLYDYGRYLGLAFQIVDDILDFTTATEVLGKPATSDLASGILTVPVLYALEQNPQLKILVEREFSEVNDLERALEIIEASDGIKKSRELAAHYAHLAADNLSCLSPSESTQALKELTDYVLSRLY, encoded by the coding sequence ATGACATTTTCAACTAGTTCGTTATTAGCTCCTGTAGAGCGCGACTTACAGATTCTAACCGACAATTTAAAACAGCTTATTGGCGCACGTCATCCAATTTTGGGGGCGGCTGCCGAACATCTATTTTCGGCAGGTGGCAAGCGAATTCGACCCGCAATTGTGTTTTTGGTGTCTCGCTCGACAATGAGTAATGGAGGTCTAACACACAGACATCGTCGTTTAGCAGAAATTACTGAAATGATTCATACTGCTAGTTTGGTACACGATGATGTAGTAGATGAAGCTGACTTGCGCCGTAATGTGGCTACAGTTCACAGTCTTTTTAACAATCGTATTGCCGTATTAGCAGGTGACTTTTTATTCGCTCAATCTTCTTGGTATTTAGCCAATCTCGACAATTTACAGGTAGTTAAACTGCTGTCAGAAGTAATCAAAGACTTTGCCGAAGGAGAAATTTTACAGGACTTAAACCGTTTTGATGTCAACTTATCAATCGATCGCTATCTTGAAAAAAGCTATTACAAAGCAGCCTCTCTTATAGCTAATAGTGCTAAAGCAGCAGCAATATTAAGCGAAGTAGAGCCAGAAATTTGCGATCGCCTCTATGATTATGGTCGCTATCTGGGATTAGCTTTTCAAATTGTCGATGATATTTTAGACTTCACGACTGCCACTGAGGTATTAGGCAAGCCAGCAACCTCAGATTTAGCAAGCGGTATTTTAACCGTTCCCGTGCTTTATGCTTTAGAACAAAATCCTCAGTTAAAAATACTGGTCGAACGAGAATTTTCAGAAGTCAACGATCTCGAACGAGCCTTAGAAATAATTGAAGCCAGTGACGGAATTAAAAAATCTCGCGAACTAGCTGCTCATTATGCTCATCTTGCTGCTGACAATTTAAGCTGTCTATCTCCATCTGAATCTACTCAAGCTCTAAAAGAACTTACCGATTATGTTCTCAGTCGTTTATATTAG
- a CDS encoding NUDIX hydrolase gives MNYYSANNYKAIAAPISVAMAILYQNGKFLMQLRDNIPNIYYPGVWGLFGGHLEPEEAPNVGLKRELLEEINYSAERLKEFRCYQDSKIVRHIFHAPLSVDLSSLELNEGWDLDLVSIEDIRRGRCYSKRARQEKALGSIHQKILLDFLFEFKKDTSIFFS, from the coding sequence ATGAATTATTATTCGGCTAATAACTATAAAGCGATCGCTGCCCCTATTTCTGTAGCAATGGCGATTCTCTATCAAAATGGCAAATTTTTAATGCAGTTGAGAGATAATATTCCCAATATTTATTATCCAGGAGTGTGGGGACTTTTTGGCGGACACCTGGAGCCAGAAGAAGCTCCAAATGTGGGGCTTAAAAGAGAGTTGCTAGAAGAAATTAATTATTCTGCCGAGCGACTGAAAGAGTTTCGCTGCTACCAAGACAGTAAGATAGTTCGCCATATTTTTCACGCACCACTGTCAGTAGATTTAAGCAGTTTGGAATTAAATGAGGGATGGGATTTAGATCTAGTCAGTATAGAAGATATTCGACGCGGACGTTGTTATTCTAAACGAGCGCGACAAGAAAAAGCATTAGGTTCTATCCACCAGAAAATTCTGCTCGATTTTCTGTTTGAGTTTAAAAAAGACACATCGATCTTTTTTAGTTAA
- the ctpB gene encoding carboxyl-terminal processing protease CtpB has translation MNHFANRFNLSKKLRFRNCKASSLRLLAIFAFTSVFTAYNNSIEAAIEDSPKTVVDEVWQIVNNEFVDRGFNRVDWRQQRQELLRKNYTDNAEAYQAIRHSLKSLGDPYTRFLDPDEFEQLTSQTSGELSGVGIRLAIDESNNQLVVVEPLVDSPAAEAGIESGDRIVKIDNRPTELMSIEQASQAIKGEVGTEVNLQIARQGEPNFDVVLERAQIELPSVDYRLDSENGNKVGYIKLDEFSSHAAEQMQQAIEELSEKQASGFVLDLRGNPGGLLFSSVEIARMWLEKGEIVSTIDRQGGNQEFSANGKALTDLPLVVLVDGYSASASEILAGALKENQRATVVGTKTYGKGTVQSVHSLSDGSGLAVTIARYYPPSGIDINHKGIAPDIQVDLTMEEQTNLSTNPTLIGTKDDPQYARAISILRDYLFESSESLPAAVTK, from the coding sequence ATGAATCATTTTGCCAACCGTTTCAATCTGAGTAAAAAGTTGAGATTTAGAAACTGTAAAGCTTCGTCATTAAGATTACTGGCTATTTTTGCTTTTACCTCGGTCTTTACTGCTTATAACAATTCAATTGAGGCAGCAATTGAGGATAGTCCCAAAACCGTCGTCGATGAGGTTTGGCAAATTGTTAATAATGAATTTGTCGATCGCGGGTTCAATCGGGTTGATTGGCGGCAACAGCGTCAAGAATTATTACGTAAAAACTATACGGATAATGCCGAAGCCTATCAAGCAATTCGTCACTCTCTAAAAAGTTTGGGCGATCCTTATACTCGCTTTCTCGATCCAGATGAGTTCGAGCAGTTGACCAGTCAAACTTCTGGAGAATTATCTGGAGTGGGTATTCGGCTGGCAATTGATGAAAGTAACAATCAGCTAGTTGTAGTCGAACCGTTGGTTGACTCTCCTGCTGCTGAAGCAGGAATTGAAAGCGGCGATCGCATTGTCAAGATTGACAATCGACCCACAGAGTTAATGAGTATCGAACAAGCATCCCAGGCAATTAAAGGCGAAGTGGGAACGGAAGTAAACCTGCAAATAGCCAGACAAGGAGAGCCAAACTTTGATGTAGTACTAGAAAGAGCGCAAATAGAACTACCCTCTGTAGATTACCGACTAGATAGCGAAAATGGTAATAAAGTTGGTTACATCAAGCTAGATGAGTTTAGCTCCCATGCTGCCGAACAAATGCAGCAAGCTATTGAAGAACTCAGCGAAAAACAGGCTTCTGGCTTTGTGTTAGATTTACGCGGCAATCCTGGCGGTTTATTGTTTTCTAGCGTCGAGATCGCGCGGATGTGGCTGGAAAAAGGCGAAATTGTTTCGACCATAGACCGTCAGGGAGGCAATCAAGAGTTTTCTGCTAATGGTAAAGCTCTTACCGATCTACCACTAGTTGTTTTAGTAGACGGCTATTCAGCTAGTGCCAGCGAAATTTTGGCAGGAGCTTTAAAAGAAAATCAGCGCGCTACTGTAGTCGGTACCAAAACTTATGGTAAAGGAACGGTACAGTCAGTACATTCGCTTTCCGATGGTTCGGGACTGGCTGTAACCATTGCTCGTTACTATCCTCCCAGCGGCATAGATATCAATCATAAAGGTATTGCACCAGATATTCAGGTCGATCTCACTATGGAAGAGCAAACTAATCTCAGCACCAATCCTACTTTGATTGGTACTAAGGACGATCCGCAGTACGCCAGAGCGATCTCTATTTTGCGTGACTATCTTTTTGAAAGCAGCGAAAGTCTACCTGCTGCCGTTACTAAATAG
- a CDS encoding phosphodiester glycosidase family protein: protein MNYRKQLFILAIALGIFLSFSIDSLSQSKLPTSTAIHYDVYERSQQTIHAVTIPHDSNYRLVPSVVGELQGIKEFAEKYNAIAAINGGYFDPVNYKTTSYIVRDGKLVSDPRTNERLIDNPDLQPYLGKILNRVELRQYLCQEEVNYDIVLHSVPVPDNCTLKAALGGGPGLLPQDTSVAEGFIAYQDKEIIRDAIGSNSLNARSAVGITPEGDLILVMVAQQSQLPSNSGMSLPDLADFMSTLGVTKAMNLDGGSSSALYYDGQTFYGKVDSEGNRVERQIKSVLLIY from the coding sequence ATGAATTATCGTAAGCAGCTATTTATCTTGGCGATCGCTCTAGGAATTTTCTTGTCTTTTAGCATTGATAGTTTATCTCAGTCAAAACTTCCGACGTCAACAGCTATTCATTACGATGTTTACGAGCGATCGCAACAAACAATTCATGCCGTTACTATTCCTCATGACAGTAATTATCGGTTAGTACCTTCGGTAGTAGGTGAATTGCAGGGTATTAAAGAATTTGCCGAAAAATATAATGCGATCGCAGCTATCAATGGCGGTTATTTCGATCCCGTAAATTACAAAACCACTTCTTATATCGTTCGGGATGGAAAATTAGTCTCCGATCCTCGTACCAATGAAAGACTAATTGATAACCCCGATTTGCAACCATATTTGGGCAAAATCTTAAATAGAGTTGAGTTGCGTCAGTATCTCTGTCAGGAAGAGGTAAATTACGATATAGTCTTACATTCGGTTCCCGTTCCCGATAATTGCACTCTTAAGGCTGCCTTGGGAGGTGGTCCTGGTTTGTTACCCCAAGATACTTCTGTAGCTGAAGGCTTTATTGCTTACCAGGATAAAGAAATAATTCGCGATGCGATCGGTAGTAATAGTCTTAATGCTAGAAGTGCAGTAGGAATTACTCCTGAAGGCGATCTTATTTTAGTAATGGTGGCACAGCAGTCGCAGCTACCCAGTAACTCAGGAATGTCTCTACCAGACCTAGCCGATTTTATGTCTACTTTAGGAGTAACTAAAGCCATGAATCTCGATGGCGGTAGTTCATCGGCTCTGTATTATGACGGGCAAACCTTTTATGGCAAAGTAGACTCGGAAGGGAATAGAGTCGAGCGTCAAATCAAATCGGTTTTACTAATTTACTAA
- a CDS encoding winged helix-turn-helix transcriptional regulator — translation MIAIKIISPTPGPNTTEQILEIIQAHSTGITIKQISDRVQRPISMIQVCLKNLISAKQIYARQNKMGVGSIYYPRQQK, via the coding sequence GTGATAGCGATTAAAATTATCAGTCCCACCCCAGGACCAAATACTACCGAACAAATTTTGGAGATTATTCAGGCACATAGCACTGGTATTACTATAAAACAAATTAGCGATCGCGTTCAACGTCCCATATCGATGATTCAAGTTTGTTTAAAAAACTTAATCTCTGCCAAGCAAATCTACGCTCGCCAAAACAAAATGGGTGTAGGCTCGATTTATTATCCTCGGCAACAAAAATAG
- the rpmF gene encoding 50S ribosomal protein L32, with the protein MAVPKKKTSKSKRDSRKAHWKRKAAFEAQKALSLGKSVLTGRSNSFVYLQNEDDEDEEE; encoded by the coding sequence ATGGCAGTTCCTAAGAAGAAAACTTCAAAATCAAAACGCGACAGTCGTAAGGCTCATTGGAAGCGCAAAGCAGCTTTTGAGGCGCAAAAAGCTCTTTCTTTGGGTAAATCGGTGTTGACGGGACGCTCTAATAGTTTTGTGTATCTTCAAAATGAAGATGACGAAGACGAAGAGGAGTAA
- a CDS encoding glycosyltransferase, with product MNNALREQTVLIITGMHRSGTSLTASLLQSAGVHIGDRLLGEDAGNKRGHFEDLDFVELHQNILQSQGISIAGWTRETSIVVQEQYRNIAQTLVTARQQHQIWGWKDPRTTLFLDFWSKLIPAAKFIFVYRSPWEVVDSLFRRGDVIFKTNPNFAVQQWINYNRTVLDFGGRFGDRCLLFGIEDIISNPKFTVEQINKKFGLNLPAPQDLYEESLLQNNSIDSYRAALIKRYFPRAFELYLELQKKARDEDLRFEGLNESLIDSTCQSWILQDWLDLSWRSRELKQSQQKLKSNEAELARLQQQLQQTQQLLQLAKEESNRLKQQQEQSVTASPQFKEQLQVVQKQKQQLQQLVVAMESSKFWQLRKWWFEAKQKFKITGDDIVYQNYLNSLVRDSPLPIVEELPVTTAANNILNNERKYQKWFERYYPKSADLKQIAQKLSKLSDRPLISIIVPIYNPEAHFLREAIESVLAQVYGNWELCLADDCSTQPYVRSILEKYARKDKRIKVVFRESNGHISRTSNSALEIATGEYIALLDHDDLLAPHALSEVVSLLNQYPEADFIYSDEDKIDENNIHREPFFKPDWCPDSFLSRMYTCHLGVYRRSLVEEIGGFRVGFEGSQDYDLVLRLTEKTDNIFHIPNILYHWRIHSRSAAANVNAKPYASDAAQKALAEAINRRSEPGRIIAEPNFPGVYTVRYRITKPKLVSIIIPTKDLAPTLDVCLKSIFAKTTYPNYEVIVIDNGSVESATKKCFTYWQQQEPARFKCYSYDIPFNYSRINNYGVERATGDYLLFLNNDTEVISEDWLEAMVEQAQRPSIGMVGALLLYPDKTIQHAGVVLGIGGVAGHSHKNLPYGHSGYISQAVSINNYSALTGACLMCRREVFSQIQGFETNLAVAFNDVDICLKAIARGYYNVYLPHVVLYHYESKSRGYDNTREKQARAAKEVEYMKQKWQHFFDHDPCYSPHLTKKIEDYSINI from the coding sequence ATGAACAATGCGCTAAGAGAACAAACCGTACTGATTATTACAGGAATGCACCGTTCGGGAACTTCTCTGACAGCATCTTTGCTGCAAAGCGCAGGAGTACATATTGGCGATCGCCTATTGGGAGAAGACGCGGGAAATAAACGGGGGCATTTTGAAGATTTAGATTTTGTCGAACTCCATCAAAACATCTTACAATCTCAAGGAATCAGTATCGCTGGCTGGACGAGAGAAACGAGTATTGTAGTTCAAGAGCAGTATCGAAATATCGCTCAAACTTTAGTTACAGCTAGACAACAGCATCAAATCTGGGGATGGAAAGACCCTAGAACTACTTTATTTTTAGATTTTTGGTCGAAATTAATTCCAGCAGCTAAATTTATTTTTGTCTATCGTTCGCCTTGGGAAGTAGTCGATTCTCTATTTCGTCGTGGTGACGTTATATTTAAAACCAATCCTAATTTTGCTGTTCAGCAATGGATTAACTACAATCGGACTGTTTTGGATTTTGGCGGTCGCTTTGGCGATCGGTGTTTGCTATTTGGAATTGAAGATATTATTAGTAATCCCAAATTTACAGTCGAACAAATTAATAAAAAATTTGGCTTAAATTTACCAGCACCACAAGATCTTTATGAAGAATCGTTATTACAAAATAATTCTATTGATTCTTATCGAGCAGCATTAATTAAACGATATTTTCCTCGAGCATTCGAGCTATATTTGGAATTACAAAAAAAAGCTCGGGACGAAGATTTACGCTTCGAGGGACTAAACGAAAGCCTTATAGATTCTACTTGCCAGTCTTGGATTTTACAAGACTGGTTAGATTTAAGCTGGCGATCGCGAGAATTAAAACAATCTCAGCAGAAGTTGAAGTCAAATGAAGCAGAATTAGCCCGACTTCAACAGCAGTTGCAACAAACGCAACAGCTATTACAATTAGCTAAAGAAGAATCAAATCGACTAAAGCAGCAGCAAGAACAATCTGTAACTGCATCTCCTCAATTTAAAGAGCAATTGCAGGTAGTTCAAAAGCAAAAACAGCAGCTACAGCAGTTAGTAGTAGCTATGGAAAGTAGTAAGTTTTGGCAGTTGAGAAAATGGTGGTTTGAAGCCAAACAAAAATTTAAAATTACTGGAGACGATATTGTCTATCAAAATTATTTAAATTCGCTCGTTAGAGATTCTCCCTTACCAATTGTAGAAGAATTACCAGTTACTACTGCTGCCAATAATATTCTCAACAACGAACGAAAATATCAAAAATGGTTTGAAAGATATTACCCCAAATCAGCCGACTTAAAACAGATCGCGCAAAAACTTTCTAAGTTATCCGATCGACCATTAATTAGCATTATCGTACCGATATACAATCCCGAAGCACATTTTTTGCGCGAAGCAATAGAATCGGTTTTGGCACAAGTGTATGGTAATTGGGAACTTTGTCTAGCTGATGACTGCTCGACTCAACCATACGTTCGCTCTATCTTAGAAAAGTATGCTCGAAAAGATAAACGCATTAAAGTAGTCTTTCGCGAATCAAACGGACATATCAGTCGTACCTCCAATTCAGCTTTAGAAATAGCTACTGGAGAATATATTGCCTTGCTCGATCACGACGACTTATTAGCACCACACGCTCTATCAGAAGTTGTATCGCTATTAAACCAATATCCAGAAGCAGATTTTATTTATTCCGACGAAGACAAAATAGACGAGAACAATATACACCGAGAGCCGTTTTTCAAACCAGATTGGTGTCCAGACTCGTTTTTGTCGCGAATGTATACCTGTCATTTGGGAGTTTATCGGCGATCGCTTGTAGAAGAAATTGGTGGATTCCGAGTTGGGTTTGAAGGCAGTCAAGACTACGATCTAGTATTGCGCCTGACAGAAAAAACCGACAATATCTTTCACATACCTAATATACTGTATCATTGGCGCATTCATTCGCGATCGGCTGCCGCTAATGTCAACGCCAAACCTTATGCTAGTGACGCAGCGCAAAAAGCTCTAGCAGAAGCAATAAACAGAAGAAGTGAACCAGGACGGATAATTGCCGAACCTAATTTTCCAGGAGTATATACAGTTCGCTACCGCATCACTAAACCCAAACTGGTCAGCATTATTATTCCTACCAAAGATTTAGCCCCAACACTTGATGTTTGCTTAAAATCTATTTTTGCTAAAACTACCTATCCTAACTACGAAGTTATAGTAATCGACAATGGTAGTGTCGAGTCTGCGACCAAAAAATGTTTTACCTATTGGCAGCAACAAGAACCAGCGCGATTTAAATGTTATTCCTATGATATTCCATTTAATTATTCACGAATCAACAACTACGGCGTAGAACGAGCTACAGGCGACTATTTACTTTTCCTCAATAACGATACAGAAGTTATTAGTGAAGACTGGTTAGAAGCGATGGTAGAACAGGCACAAAGACCCTCAATTGGCATGGTAGGTGCTTTACTACTCTATCCGGATAAAACTATACAACATGCGGGAGTAGTACTCGGTATTGGTGGAGTTGCAGGACATAGCCACAAAAATCTTCCCTACGGACATTCGGGATATATTTCGCAGGCAGTTTCGATAAATAATTATTCTGCGCTGACTGGTGCATGTTTGATGTGTCGGCGAGAAGTATTTTCTCAAATCCAAGGATTTGAAACCAATTTAGCCGTAGCTTTTAATGATGTCGATATTTGTTTGAAAGCGATCGCGCGTGGTTATTATAATGTCTATCTTCCTCATGTAGTCTTGTATCATTACGAATCTAAAAGTCGAGGTTATGATAATACTCGCGAAAAACAAGCAAGAGCAGCGAAAGAAGTTGAGTATATGAAGCAAAAGTGGCAGCATTTTTTCGACCACGATCCTTGTTATAGTCCTCATCTTACTAAAAAAATTGAAGACTATAGTATTAATATTTAG
- a CDS encoding glycosyltransferase family 1 protein produces MNLQNRRILVDGYNLELPKGTGIKTYGISLVRALQKLNAKVDILYSIPFHKQGLTKINVEKMFFEPTLESDLKYLNYYISYFLRTLFNTSVTAKQLSLTDTLLCERQNNFNSKSFERKNILHLPLCYRLANQSFKKFSLQLKIAPTKKIDVWHATYPLPIEIVGAKKITTIHDLIPLRLPSTTLDNKKFYYRLVKSAIDTSELIITISENTKQDLIEIYKCPENKIAVTYQPVAIERGHKTEVEVINYLQTHNLQANNYILFVGAIEPKKNLGRAIDAYKQSSTTMPLVVVGKKGWLWQQDLAKLDSLPKSQTDNISKWALVLDFVSDEDLEYLYRGAYCLVFPSLYEGFGLPVLEAMSFGCPIITSNTSSLPEICQDAALYVNPYSTDDIANKLERLTQDTALRTHLSHTGKIRAKFFSRENYLTRLSSAYQKLFI; encoded by the coding sequence ATGAATTTGCAAAACAGACGTATTTTAGTTGACGGCTATAATTTAGAATTACCTAAAGGAACTGGGATTAAAACTTATGGAATTAGTTTGGTTAGAGCTTTACAAAAACTAAATGCTAAAGTGGATATTCTTTACAGTATCCCATTCCACAAGCAAGGTTTAACTAAGATAAATGTTGAAAAGATGTTTTTTGAGCCTACTTTGGAAAGCGATTTAAAATATTTAAACTACTATATAAGCTATTTTTTAAGGACGCTATTCAATACCTCTGTTACCGCCAAGCAGTTGTCGCTTACAGATACCTTATTGTGCGAACGACAAAATAATTTTAATAGCAAGTCTTTCGAGCGTAAAAATATTTTACATCTTCCCTTATGCTATCGATTAGCCAATCAAAGTTTTAAGAAATTTTCTTTACAATTAAAAATAGCTCCTACCAAAAAAATTGATGTATGGCACGCTACATATCCCCTGCCAATTGAGATCGTTGGAGCAAAAAAAATCACGACAATTCACGATTTAATACCCTTACGGCTGCCTTCTACCACTCTTGATAATAAAAAGTTTTATTATCGACTAGTTAAATCTGCTATAGATACTTCCGAGTTGATTATTACTATTTCAGAAAATACCAAACAGGATTTAATCGAAATATATAAATGTCCCGAAAACAAAATTGCAGTAACTTATCAGCCAGTAGCGATCGAGCGCGGTCATAAAACAGAAGTAGAAGTAATAAACTATCTTCAGACACACAATCTTCAAGCTAATAACTATATTTTATTTGTTGGGGCGATCGAACCAAAAAAAAATTTAGGACGAGCGATCGATGCCTATAAGCAGTCTTCAACTACTATGCCTTTAGTAGTCGTAGGCAAAAAAGGCTGGCTGTGGCAGCAGGATTTAGCTAAGTTAGACTCTTTGCCAAAATCTCAAACAGACAATATCTCTAAATGGGCATTAGTGTTAGATTTTGTATCTGATGAAGACTTGGAATATTTATATCGAGGTGCTTACTGTCTGGTCTTTCCTTCTCTTTATGAAGGCTTTGGTTTACCAGTGTTAGAAGCGATGAGTTTTGGCTGTCCGATAATTACTTCCAATACATCTTCGCTACCAGAAATTTGTCAGGATGCTGCTTTATATGTCAACCCCTACAGTACGGATGATATTGCTAACAAACTAGAACGTTTGACTCAAGATACTGCTTTGCGTACTCATTTGTCCCATACTGGCAAAATAAGAGCCAAATTTTTTAGTAGGGAAAATTATTTGACAAGATTATCGTCTGCCTATCAAAAACTTTTTATTTAA
- the recA gene encoding recombinase RecA: MATSVNISSNPDKEKALNLVLKQIERNFGKGAIMRLGDAAQMRVETIPSGALTLDVALGGGLPRGRVIEIYGPESSGKTTLALHAIAETQKQGGVAAFVDAEHALDPTYSAALGVDIENLLVAQPDNGESALEIVDQLVRSAAVDLVVVDSVAALTPRAEIEGEMGDTQVGLQARLMSKALRKIAGNIGKSGSTVIFLNQLRQKIGISYGNPEVTTGGTALKFYASVRLDIRRIQTLKKGSEGEYGIRAKVKVAKNKVAPPFRIAEFDIIFGQGISRLGCLLDLAEDADVVVRKGAWYSYDGENIGQGRDNTVKYLIENEELANTIEQQVKEKLAMGVAVSANSVAEINRDSEEE, translated from the coding sequence ATGGCAACCAGCGTAAACATTTCTAGCAATCCCGATAAAGAAAAAGCTTTAAATTTAGTCTTAAAACAAATCGAGCGCAATTTTGGTAAAGGCGCGATTATGCGCTTGGGTGATGCCGCTCAGATGAGAGTAGAAACTATACCCAGCGGCGCATTAACGTTAGATGTTGCCCTGGGTGGTGGTTTACCCAGAGGCAGAGTAATTGAAATTTACGGTCCAGAAAGTTCTGGTAAAACCACTCTGGCTCTACATGCCATTGCCGAAACTCAAAAACAAGGTGGCGTAGCCGCTTTTGTCGATGCCGAACATGCTCTCGATCCTACTTACTCAGCTGCTTTAGGAGTCGATATTGAAAACTTGCTGGTAGCACAACCAGACAATGGAGAGTCAGCATTAGAAATAGTCGATCAGCTTGTGCGATCGGCAGCAGTAGATTTAGTCGTAGTAGACTCGGTAGCAGCTCTAACACCTCGCGCTGAAATTGAAGGGGAAATGGGCGATACTCAAGTTGGTTTGCAGGCGCGGTTAATGAGTAAAGCACTGCGAAAAATTGCGGGTAATATTGGTAAATCTGGCTCGACGGTAATTTTTCTCAACCAGCTAAGACAAAAAATTGGCATCAGTTATGGCAACCCCGAAGTAACAACTGGTGGTACGGCACTCAAATTTTATGCTTCTGTACGCCTGGATATTCGACGCATTCAAACTTTGAAAAAAGGGAGCGAAGGCGAATATGGTATTCGAGCCAAAGTTAAAGTAGCAAAAAATAAAGTCGCTCCTCCGTTTCGGATTGCTGAATTCGATATTATTTTCGGACAGGGAATCTCTCGTCTGGGATGTTTGTTAGACTTGGCTGAAGATGCAGATGTCGTCGTGCGTAAGGGTGCTTGGTATAGCTATGACGGTGAAAATATCGGTCAGGGTAGAGACAATACGGTCAAGTATTTAATAGAAAATGAAGAACTTGCTAATACTATCGAACAACAGGTTAAAGAAAAATTAGCTATGGGAGTAGCGGTTTCTGCTAACTCAGTAGCTGAAATCAATCGCGATTCGGAAGAAGAATAG